In the genome of Variovorax sp. PAMC26660, the window GGTTCGCGCGGTCGGGTTTGCAGGGCAGCAGCGCAACCAGGCCCGATTCGGCGATCGGCACTTCGCGCCAGTTGAAGGTGGGGCTGCAGGCAGCGAGCAGGGCTGCCGCGGTCAGCGCAAGCCAGGAAAAAGGAGCGGGCGACGGCATGGGGGAGCGATTATCGAGCCGCCCGGGGCCGCCGGGGCGCTCGCCAGCACGATCCAGCCGGCGGAACTAAAATCGCGCCGCCCTTCTCTCTTCGCTGCCATGAAAAAATACATCGCTGCCGCCGCCGTCGCTCTTGCATTGGCCGTCGGCGTGGGGGTGTACCTCGGCACCGGCACCTCCGCAGCACCGGCCTCGACCTTCGTGCTGCTCGACGGCACCCAGAAGACCACCGCCGACCTGAAGGGCAAGGTCACGCTGGTCAACTTCTGGGCCACCAGTTGCGTGACCTGCGTCGGCGAAATGCCCAAGGTCATCGCGACCTACGACAAGTACAAGTCGCAGGGCTACGACACGCTGGCGGTGGCCATGAGCTACGACCCGCCGAGCTACGTCGTCAACTTCGCAGAAACGCGCAAGCTGCCGTTCAAGGT includes:
- a CDS encoding TlpA disulfide reductase family protein, which encodes MKKYIAAAAVALALAVGVGVYLGTGTSAAPASTFVLLDGTQKTTADLKGKVTLVNFWATSCVTCVGEMPKVIATYDKYKSQGYDTLAVAMSYDPPSYVVNFAETRKLPFKVAIDNTGSVAQAWGDVKLTPTTYLVNKRGEIVKRYVGEPDFAELHKLIEKLLAEA